GCTTCTCTACAGGCAGCGACAGCAGGAGCTCCTGAGGTGATGAAGATAACATCCATTGTTTCCATAATTTCTTCTTTTGTTACTCCATGGTTCAGGGCACTTTTCATCTGAGCCACAGTACAGGCTTCGCACTGCTTGGATGCAACAACTGCAAGAGCCATGAGGATCTTTGTCTTTGCGGGCAGCGCTCCATCTGATAGCAGTTTTCCGTCACAGCGCCTGTACTTTCCAAGGAATTCAGGGTCGAGTCCTTCAAGAGTTTCAAGGATATGGGGCTTGAATCCCATTTTTTTTCCTATACTTTCCACAACTTCTTTATGCTCTGTCAATTGTTTGCCTCCTTTCCTTATTCATTTTTATTTTTTAACTGTTATGTTTATTATTTGATCTAACTATTTAATACATGTCGCCTGCGATAGAGAACATCATTCTATAGCTGTTCTGACTTTTATCTTTCTGCTGCTCATATCGGATAAAGAAAGACATCTACAGTTCAACGTATAATTCAAGCATGGAATTATACGCACATATCCTCTCCAAGAGTAGCGTCGATACACTCGCGGCACATCATCCTGGGAAGTTCTTTTTTAAGTGTCACATGAGGCAGTGGATACCCCCCTTTCATGGGAAACTCTACCTGTTTTATATGCTCCATACAGAGACCTTTCCCGCAGACGATACATACACCTACAGCTTCGCTGTCCTTGTTATCTTCAAGGCAATCGTAACATTTCAGCATATTTGACCACCTCAACAAACTTCATCAAACAGACAGTTTTCCTTCAGGGCTACGTGGCAGGGGACACAGACAATTCTTTTGATGTGTTCCTGGTCAGACTTGAGTTCAATAGGATAGCTGCCTTCCCAGGCAGGGGTCTCCTCACGGATAAGGTGCTCTTTGCAAACTCCTCTCCCACATACGATACAAATTCCCACGGCATCTGTATTTTTACCCTCTCGGGCACATTCATAACATTTCATTGCTTTCCCTCCAAATCAGAAAACCTTGTTCTTATTCGAGTTTTATACGAACGTTTTCAGAGCTGGTCTCACATACTAATCTATATGAGAACTCTGACTTTTTCATTATTCTTCGATGAGGGTCATTTCTTCTCCACAGCAAACAAGCGTTCCACCGCCTACTTTTGTTACGGTTACTTCGTTACCGCAGATCTCGCAGAGGTATTTTTCTCCTTTTTTGGATACACCCACAGCCAGTTCACCTCCTTTTTAGTTCCAATTTCCTTAAAACTCGATATGGGCTTTCCCCTTGCCCTTTTATCCCCGGAGCAGGCTCCGAGTTTCACAACATCCATACTTATTAACCATTCTTTGTATATAATTTTAAGGATTTTTAAAAAAGTAACATAAATTTTCCCATTCTATTCAAATCTGTCTTATTTTTTTCATACACTATATCAGGGTTTTCAGGATTTTCCTTTTCCTCTTTTCACTGGTAGCAAACCCAATATTTATCAATTACTGGTCATGAAATATTTTATAGATTTCGATGCTCCACATTTTTACAATATAAATCTTTTCCTGACCCCGGCAGAAAAACTCCCTCTAAAATTAGCTAATTATTTTTATTCCGGTCTCTTATCGTTCTCGTTTGAAATATGACCTGGGAAACACCTCATTCTGGATAAGATTTATAAGGTTTGATTATTTCTTTTGAATGGGTCATGCCTTGAGCAGGTCTTCGCTGTAAGGACTGTCTAAGGAATTGTTTTATCAGTCCTTTTATATACATTTCATTTAATACAGTTAATTATATATAGATTCTTAAATACTGTTATGTGAATTCTAGTTAGAGGTTGTAATTAACATCTACTATAATGGATGTTAATTATAATTTGAACTCTATATTTTTATATGGGATAAAAATGGACCCATCTAGCCTTAATCAGTAGTTAAAGGAGTAATCAAAGATGAAGTTCGGAATCGAATTTGTGCCGAGCGATCCTGCCTTAAAGATCGCATATTACGCAAAGCTCTCAGAACAGCAGGGATTCGACTACGTCTGGATCACTGACCATTACAACAACCGTGACGTATATTCCACTCTTACCGTTCTCGCTCTGAACACCAACAGCATCAAGATCGGCTCCGGTGTCACAAACTCCTATACCAGGAACCCTGCAATTACAGCATCAAGCATTGCCTCCATTGC
The genomic region above belongs to Methanosarcina horonobensis HB-1 = JCM 15518 and contains:
- a CDS encoding carboxymuconolactone decarboxylase family protein — translated: MTEHKEVVESIGKKMGFKPHILETLEGLDPEFLGKYRRCDGKLLSDGALPAKTKILMALAVVASKQCEACTVAQMKSALNHGVTKEEIMETMDVIFITSGAPAVAACREALKLLK
- a CDS encoding DUF2180 family protein, producing the protein MLKCYDCLEDNKDSEAVGVCIVCGKGLCMEHIKQVEFPMKGGYPLPHVTLKKELPRMMCRECIDATLGEDMCV
- a CDS encoding DUF2180 family protein: MKCYECAREGKNTDAVGICIVCGRGVCKEHLIREETPAWEGSYPIELKSDQEHIKRIVCVPCHVALKENCLFDEVC
- a CDS encoding desulfoferrodoxin FeS4 iron-binding domain-containing protein, producing MGVSKKGEKYLCEICGNEVTVTKVGGGTLVCCGEEMTLIEE